Within Odontesthes bonariensis isolate fOdoBon6 chromosome 16, fOdoBon6.hap1, whole genome shotgun sequence, the genomic segment TCATCTGCAGAGTTTCTAGTTCTTCGAAGGGAAATTCTAACAGCAAAAGAATCTGAATGACAACATTTATAAAACAAATGGCCCAAACCACAATAACAGCCACTGCTGTGTTTctgatggtgatgatggaaGCGTGCCTCAGAGGGTAGCACACTGCTACACATCTCTCCAAAGACATCACCACCAGTATCAGAGGAGAGACTGGATTTGTTAGGTTACCAAGCATGAGGAAAACACCACATACAGGATATGTCAGAAATATTCTACAGATAGACAATATGTACATCAACTGACTCAATGCCAGCTGAACGATGTCTGCAAACAGGAGGTTATAAAGAAGAATGTAGCGGCAAGTTTCACGAAACACTGGTTTACTCCTCAAAGTGTACAACATGGTCCCATTAATGAAGAGGAATATACAGCATGGAACTGTAGTCAGAGTGGTATACAACACTCTCTCCAGGAACACCAGCCCAACAGTTGTGTTGGACATCTCACAGAAAACATTTAAGGAATCAGAAATATCAATATGTTCATCTCACTGGATGACAAAAACCCTACAAATGCACTTTAGTCTGCTTTGTAAACACTGTCTCTTACTTAGTTACATCCAAAGCATAAACTCCTTCATTTACATGTCAGTGTATCAGcaggctggagtctgtgttTGCTTTGAGAAAGGCTGCTCTGGTTTACCTGCTAT encodes:
- the LOC142401875 gene encoding odorant receptor 131-2-like, giving the protein MSNTTVGLVFLERVLYTTLTTVPCCIFLFINGTMLYTLRSKPVFRETCRYILLYNLLFADIVQLALSQLMYILSICRIFLTYPVCGVFLMLGNLTNPVSPLILVVMSLERCVAVCYPLRHASIITIRNTAVAVIVVWAICFINVVIQILLLLEFPFEELETLQMKTFCNTVAMSLTPLYYDYDRAYTYFLLVSACVNITSTYIAVIIAATSASTDKASALKARNTLLMHLVQLGLSISSTIHGPLLFAVSKLVLLSVLLRIQNVFYVFFIILPRCLSALIYGLRDQTIRPVLMYNLCCQIKLPGI